Below is a window of Pseudopipra pipra isolate bDixPip1 chromosome 30, bDixPip1.hap1, whole genome shotgun sequence DNA.
CCAAAACTAAGGCGACGCGTCCCTTCTCTCCCCCCGGGAGGATGGGGGGTCGTGTCCCCCTCTTTGTTGCGGTTATTCCACTCACACCCCTCCGCGTCCCTCCCCACCCAGCGCTGGGACGGGGGGGACTGGAAGGAGCCTGGGCAGAGGCAGCGGGAGGCAGCGCCCACCACCCCCCTCTTCctcccgccgctgccgccgggcccggggggaccgggaggggaagggagcGAGGCATTTACTGGGTTAAAAGATGCTCCAAGGAGACGGTTTTGCCTTCCCGGCCGCCCGCGGGCTGTCAGGCGGGCAGGATGCCCCGCCGGTCCCCcacccctctgcctccctccttctctccaaacAGATTCATTTGTCACTTGACACCTATTCCTATAATTGTGTGTAATTGCGATATGATTTACTGTCCCAGCCCCCGACAATTCTCATTCGACCGAACCATTCGAGATGGGtttatgattattattattattttcccctttttaagcTTTCTGCATATGGAGGTGCGGCGAGCAGAGGGAAAGATGAAGAGAAGGCACCGAGAGACTCTTCTTAGGTGAGgcaagaggagggaggagaagaagaaagggaagaattaAGGAATTAAACGGCGAAGTTACTTTCCAAGCAAGCTCACGGCGTGTATTTTGATTCAGAAATGATTGCTTCACCTTCTTTCCATACATGTTCATACACATTGCCCGGCACAGGAGGCATTCCAGAgccatttctttccctttaattACATATACAGGCACACACGGATCTATCCGTGTACGTATAGAGAGATATATGGGCACACTCATCCACTCGCACTCACATCCACCCCTCCGCGGGGGAGCCGGCGGTCGGGAACAGGCGAGCACGCCACTTCCCGGAGGAGCCTACCTGGGAAAGGTGATTTCCAGAGGTGTGCGGACTGCGATTGCTCTTTGGAGCAGTACACTTGCCCATCCCAGCCATTAGAAAGAGCCCAGTGCTGGTAGCCTTCCATGGGAAGCAAAGCGTCGTGTCTCGGTTCCGGGTGACCCCCGAGCCCCGGCACCACCGACACGTCCAAATAGCCAGGGACCGCCTGGTAGGAGCCGGGAAAACCGGGATAAAAGGCGAATTCCTTGGCCCTCGACGGCAGCTCCTCGCCGGGCAGGGGCCCGCCGGCCTCGGGGTACTTCTCGCCGGGGTGGTAAGCGCAGGGTTTCTGCTGCAAGTTGACTCCGTGGGAGTGGGACAACCTGCAGCCGTAGTAGCCCCCCCCGAAGGGGTAACCGTAGCCCAGCGCCGCGCTGGAAGCCGCCCCCGACGGGCACTGCCGGGGGGGCTCGGCGGCCGCCAGCTCCGCGTACGCGGCTccctgcggcggcggcggcggcggcggcggcggggcggtgGGCACGGCGAGCCCCGCGTGGGGCATCATCTCCCGGCAGTGCCCCAGCCCTTCCATGCGGTTCTTCTCCCGCGGGGCGTCCTCGCAGCGGCAGGCGAGGCCGTCGGGCCAGCGCGGGGGGAGCCCGAGCGGCGCCGTCATGTCATGCCGCGCTGCTCCCGCCgtcgcctcctcctcctcctcctcctctttttcctcctcctcctcctcttctcctctctccGCCGGCTCttcctcctcgtcctcctctTCCTCGGCGGCCGTCGGGGGAAGCTCCGCGCCGCGACCCCCCCAACATATCGGCGCCCCGCGCGCATGCGCCgaggccccgccgccgccgctccatTAAGAAAATccgcggcggccccgcccccccgccccccccgcccccccgggccccgcccccCGGGCCCCTCATTGGACGAGAAGGGCCCGTTCCtgcccccccccctcccttttcccgCCCCGTCGGGAGcgctgggggggggaggggggcacgGCACAAAGAGCGTCTCGTCCCCCCCCCTCCgaccccccccgtgtccccacggCCCCCTCGAGGCAacgcggggtggggggggcacagaggctTCCCTGGAAAGACACCCCCCCTCCTCCCCGATCAACCCCCTCCTCCCCGATCAACCCCCTCCCCATCGACCCCCTTCTCCATCAACCCTCTCCCCCATCAACCCCCTCCTCATCAATCCTCTCCCTCATCGACCCCTCCCCATCAACCCCCTCCCTCATCGACCCCTCCCCATCGACCCCCTCCCCATCAACCCCCTCCCCATCAACCCCCTCCCCATCGACCCCTCCCATCAACCTCCTCCCCATCGACCCCCTCCCCATCAACCCCCTTCCCCATCAACCCTCTCCCCCATCAACCCCCTCCCATCAACCCCCTACCCCATCAACCCCCTCCCATCAACCCTCTCCCCCATCAACCCCCTCCCATCAACCCCTCCCCATCAACCCCCTCCCATCAACCCCCTGCCCCATCAACCCCCTCCCATCAACCCTCTCCCCCATCAACCCCCTCCCCATCAACCCCTCCCCATCAACCCCCTCCCCATCGACCCCTCCCCATCAACCCCTCCCCAACCCCTCCCATCAACCCCCTCCCCATCAACCCCCTGCCCCATCAACCTCTCCCCAACCCCTCCCATCAACCCCTCCCCATCAACCCCTCCCCATCGACCCCCTCCCCATCGACCCCCTCCCCATCGACCCCTTCCCCATCAACCCCTCCCCATCAACCCCCTCCCCACCAACCCCCTCCCCACCAAGCCCCTCCCCACCAACCCCCTCCCCGATAGATCGCGTCTAGGGGGGAGGGGATTATCCTTGTGCTCTCCCCTCCTcatattcccccccccccctttcccagcGATATTTCCAAGTGGAAACGATGAACAACCACCCCCCGAAGCTTCAAGGGGGGCGGACAAAAAGGACGACAAGCAACAACCCCCCCACCGCCCcattccttccccccccccttttttttttactcagcgGTGGAACCTgttgagtatttttttccttctcgaggtccttcccctttccctcccaactcaaaaaataatttaaaaaaggaaaaaaactctgccCAAAcgcccccctccaccccccccccaatttTCCTGCCAGACTCcgaaataatttgatttttcccccATTCAGGACACGGGGATGGTTTTTGATGTTTAATAATTCGCTGATAAGAATCGCGGCGcgggggggggagggatggagaggggtggggcacggggggggggggggtgggtcTCTCGGTCCAGGCTGATCCGTGATTGATTCTAAAAATGGGAATTAGTTCCCTGGGCTGCCAGGGAATTGGGGGAAAAACACGGAAAACCGGCAGGTTGGGGGCTGGGGGTGAAAAGGGACCAAGGGAGGGTCTCCCAAACCTCGGGGAATCCCCGGGGAGGAGTTatgaagggagggaggaagctCCGAGATCTTCAGcacccccaaaaatccatagaaatagaggggaaaaaggggggaaaatgccatttttcagGACCTGAGTGCTCAGGCcgtgaggagggaggggagctcCGGCTGCGCCGCCTTTCTCCCCCACCCCGGATTTTCCTGGGGGGGCCGTGGGGAGTGGAGGCCTCCGAAGGGACCTCCAGAGGGTCCCCGCCCGTCCCTATGGCCCCTCCCCGGCTCTGGGGGGGCAGGAGAGCCCTTCACGCTGCGCGGAACCCCAAAATCCCGCTGGTCTGGGGGACGACACCCCCTCCCAGGGCGCTTCGGCGGCCGCCTCATCATCTTCCAGCTCGTCCCAGCAGCAAAAACAactggaaaaaggcaaaaaaaaacccccataaacCCCAAATCCCggaggaggggggagcccaAAGGGCGCGGGGAGCCCCTGGAAGGGCGAAGGCGAGTTCTCGCTGAACCCGCCCCGCTCCGAGCTCTCGGGGAGGCATTTTCGGCGTCCTAAAGAGCCGTCGAAGTCCAAGTTCAAGGCGAAGGAGCCCGGGCGGGTCCCCGGGAGCGTCGGGGATGCGACCCCGGAGAACCTTGCAGGGACCTCGACCCGGGTTTAAAAGCGggattgaaataaaaaacaataaaaatggcCCGGAACGGAACGAAACGTGGGGAAAATAATAGGTTTGGAATGGCACGGAATGGGAAAATAAGCGGCGTGGAATGCCAGGCAATGGAAAAAATGGGATGAAATAAAATGGAGcgaaataaaaatattgctgaACTAAAACGATGggtaaaatggaaatatttaataaaatacgATGCTGCGTAAAGCGCAATGGgataaaatcaaataaatacgtgaaatacaataataaataaataaattaattaaaaaagccGTGCCCGCATCCTTTTGTGTCCCACGAAGTGCTGCCGAGTCCAGCCCGAAATGATCCAGGAGGAACATCCCAAGAACCACACGGCTCGTGGGGGCGATGGAAGAAGCCGAGGACTAAATGAGACGTAAATGAAAGCCGGGTGTTCACCACGTCGGGGGTGGGGGACGGGGGGGAGCCGAACGCGACCTCGCcggtttctattttcttttttcttttttttttttctttgcgCCTTTAATTTTTATGAAGTGGTTTAACATTGGGGAGCACATGTCCGCTCCGCGCCGGgattaaatgttaaaaatgccAAGATTTATGGCGAGGGTGGAAGAGGAGGATCGGGAGGGAAGGTGGGAAGCCCTGAGGAAGGCGACAGCGAGAGAAATCCCAAATAATCCCAACATTTCCACTGGGCACCGCCGGGAAATATCGGTTCCCTGGAACGCTGGGGTTTGGGATTCGGGGGGTTAGCGAGGGCTCCAGGCGGGAAATtcggggagaggggggagaaaatgaggggaaaaagaggagaaacGAGGGAAAAACTaaaggaaaggggaggaaaaggaaaaaaaaaggggggaaaggagaagtcaagaagagaaaagagaagtgaagaggagaaaatagaagtgaagaagagaaaatggaagaaagtgAGAGGAAATAGAagtaaaggagagaaaatagaaGAATGCAAGAGAatatagaagaaaataagagaaaatagaagaaaataagagaaaatagaagaaaagaagagaaaatagaagaaaagaagagaaaatagaagaaaataagagaaaatacaagtatagaagagaaaatagaagaaagagagaggaaatagAAGTAAACAAGAGAAAATAGGAGAATGcaagagaaaatagaaataaagaagagaaaagagaagtaaaCAGGAGAAAATAGAAGTAtagaagagaaaacagaagtaaaCAAGAGGGAAAGGGCTTTTTGTAGAGgtaacagaggaggaaaatctCATTTCGAGTGGTGGTTTCCTGGGGAAGGGTCAGCGGCTGAGAGGGGTCGAGGTACAAAGCAACCTTTAGATGCGAAATTGAggatttcctttaaaaaaaaaaaaaaaaaaaaaaggcagctcttTTTAAAGAATTCCTTTTAATTTGGGAGCTTTGAgggagggcggcgggggggTCAAAgcccccagagcagctcagggctggtGGCGGTTCACCCAGAGGTGGAACCGCTTTGGAGAGGGGGGACCACAAATGACAaccagggagaggggaaggagcgCTCAGAAATCAGAGCACAAGTGAGACCCATTCCTTAGATGGGGTGGGTTTTAatagcattttttccccccaaaaaaaactcCCCCCAAGGTCTTTTTGAAGCCTGATCTTCCTCTACTTGTGCCTTTGCACAACAAAGGCTGGAAGAGCCCGCACCGTTCCCGAACCGCCCCCAAACACCCCATTTTCGGCGACACTTTCTAAATTAGGGAAATCAGAGGGGCGAACGGATCGATAACAAATAATATGGACTGATAAATTCCCTTTCCGCGTCCTCACGGCGGCTCCGGAAAGGGGTATTTATGTGGATCCTTCTGCGAGCACCGAGGAGAAAGAAGCTGAATTTTCCCTCTTCTGCAGACGAGGATGGGTCTGGCcgctcccccttccctttccctgccgTCTTGAAGGCAGTTCCCGGGAGAAATTCAGtgtatttatttccttctttcaattcctgctgggaaggaagagagaaaccGATTCATCTCCCAGCCCATGAGGGGAAAAATATAATTCTACATGTCCTTGAGGTGTTCCGCTCTGCGAAGTTGTTTCTCAGTATTTTATCTCCAATACCGCAGCTGCCGGGCTTTAAGGCAGTTTTCTACCCTCTCTCCTTTAAATTAGGCGTTTACCGCCACTTTTCCCTtataaaaaacacaaacccacacCGAAATTCAGGTTTTTGCAGGTGAACGCGTTTGCAGCCGGAGATACCGAGGTTGTCAATATATCGCCTTTGGGAAAGGCTGATTTGGACTCGTCGATATTCAGGGAAAACCTTCCAAAAGAGGGATTTCTGCCCCAGTTGTGACTGTTGCCCTGAAAATACCGAAACGTGGCCAAAACACCTCGGGAGCACATTCGGGCTCCTCTAAGGGAGCTCCAAGTCAAGGCCGGGGAAATCTCACCCCGAGGGAGACGAATCAGCCGAGGAGTTTGatgtaaaaatacctttttatcACCCACATATCCCggagatcaaaaaaaaaaagaaaaaaaaaaaaaaagaaaagaaaagaaaaaaaaaaggtcaagatgagaataaagaaaaaaaaaagcaaacccaattttaaaaaagaaatggaaataattccCCGCAAACCTGCGGCACGTGGGTATTtgtctttcccttcccccccccttcatTGTTGCCTTatagattaggaaaaaaaccctcctcgATCCCAgcttttctgaaggaaataaaCGTGTTTGTGCTTCTTCCCACCTCCAGAACTCTCCCATACGAAGGAAAATGGCCAAGGTATGAGTTTTATGGAAGGAAAATcggctccagctgctgccagtgCCTCTAAAACCGCGatgcacaggggagaaaaaaaagaaatccctacctagatttggaaagaaaaggttctttttcattatgtttttggggggagggggtgaaATAAAGAAGGGGAATTTTAGCTTTTGAGCCCTCAGGGAAATTAGAGCCCGTTGgatgagaaagtctgagatcGACGCACGATTTTCCCACCGGAATACCAATTTAGCGAAGGAACCATTCCACTCAATCTCGGATTCTTGCAGAGGAATCCAAGGGAAGTTTTCCCAGGCTTCGTTCGAAATGTGCTTTGGATAAATAAAAGCCAAACccgactttttttccccaaactttGCGTGCCGCCTGTTTggttttctatttatttatttatttattttgtaggGAAAGCTTCAAACCTCCCCGGTTCAGCTCAGAGAGGAATCCGTGCGCCCGGCGAGGCTGCGGCCGAGCCCGAGCCGCCTTCTTGCAACAGCGACAGTTCGGCAAAACAAGATTAAATGCGCTTTTCCCCGCCTCGAGGCGTCGCgtccagaagggaaaaaaacccgaCTCGCTCCAAAACCCCTAAAAAAACACCCTCAAAAAGCGGATAAAATAGAAAACCCGAGGGGTTCGTCCCGGCCGCTGAGTTTGTCACCGATTCTCCCCCCCCCTCTCGCACTGGAGGTGTTTATACGggggatgaaaaagaaaattaaacccCCCACGGGCGAATCTTTGATTGAAACGCTCCGAAAGAGCAAAAGAGCGGCGGGGAAAGACGCCCCAAGGACGGGAACACGAGCTCGGGTCGCTCCCACCCCTCGCCCCCCCAGCCCGGGTGGGAtcggggggtgtcggggggGGAGCTGAGCCTGACCCGAGACCATCCGGCTTTTCTCCTTCCTAACCTGTCAGGTTCCTGCAACCTGTTCGGCTCAGATCCGCCCTCGGGCTTTATTTTCAGAGGTTTtctcgattttttttttttttgtttttagttgccagcccagcagccccccccagTACCTCCCAGTACCCCCCCAGCTTAGGGGGAAGGGGTTCCTGAATCTGGAgggtgagggttttttgtgtgttttactaagcagaaaagggggaaatacataaaataatatataaaatataaatgcataaatataaatatataaatataaagatatgaatataaagatatataaagaagtatataaatatataaataattacaTGGATtacatacatataaatacaatatataaaatatataaatggaAATCCATAAAATCCCTGGCCTCGAGGCAGGGCCAGAGGTGGATTTGCGAAGCCAAACCTCTCAGTCTCCGACCTCGTGGCCCTATTACCGCGTTTtaccccttttttcccccccctccaacCCCCCGCTAAAGCTACGAAGGGATAAATACCTCTCGGTCCCACTCAGCTGAGGGGGGACAACGCGGGGGATTTGGCAGCTCGTCGAGGGACTCCCAGAATCCCGCAgccccttttcttcctcccatccctctcctcGCGGCGACACCACCTTTTGAGGCGAATaagggcttttttcccctctttttttcccccctctttttttacAGCCCCTGCGGAATGTCCCAGCTCTCGGCAATCCCCCACCgttaattattgttattatttccACGCCGGCCCCCGCGCGCGAGGTATTTCTTCCTTGACTCAGCGATTCGGCGACAGACAAATAAAATATCTGCCTCAATTTAGGGCCCCTGTCTGGTCGGAAGTCCAAGTTCAATTCAAGTTAAAACAGGAGGTCGCCTGAAGCGTTCACAAAAGAAAAGGGGCCATTTGGCCCGGCTGGTGTCAACCAAGTGGTATTTGGGGAGGGCAATTATCTCTCCTCATCATTTTTTTGCCTTCATATTCTCggggagaggaagggggagCGGAGCGAGGGCTCTCAGGTGCTTTGGAGCCCTCGGCGCTGCGCCGGGCTTTTATTTCCCCCCTCAAACGCcgttttatttctttatttgcGGGCGCCTGAAGCACAGAGGGTTTATTGTCGTTGTTTTGGCCGCGGGGCCGAAGGAGCGGGGGCCGTTTTCTCTCCCCCATCTGCTGCACTTTGGAAAGACGGAGACTGAGCCAGGCCAGCGTAAGAAACCTCCTTTCTTTCGCCAAATATTATCCAGAGCCAGTTGTGAGAGACCGGCGTGTTCGAGGCCgtttctccccttctcccctccccctaaaatatttacatcttCGTCCCCTTGATGTCCAAACATTTCATTTCTTGGAAGGGTTGAGAGGGACGAGCGGGAGATCTTTGCCGAGTTTATTCCCATTTTCACAAGCAAAACACTGAAGGTTTTCaaccccttctcctcctctcccccaaaaTATTTACATCTTGGTCCCCTTGATGTCCAAACATTTCGTTCCTTGGAAGGGTTGAGAGGGACGAGCGGGAGATCTTTGCCGAGTTTATTCCCGTTTTCCCCAAGCAAAACACTGAAGAGTTTCATTTCCAGAGGCAGAACCCGAACTTAAATAATCTGTATTTGCCAAACTGGGGGGGTTCGCGCGTGTTAAATGGAGAAATACAAAGGATGGACGGGCAGGAGCGACGCCCCCACGTTCACACCGAGGGGAAAAGAGCGGAGCAACCTCGATTTCCAAGCCACACCATCGTGGGAGAAAGGTGACTCCGCACGGAAAACCTGGGATTTATTAAGCGTTAACCGGGGGAAATGCGAATGCAAGAAGCGAAGAagcaagaaaatggaaaaaaaataaataaaaaccccTCCAACCCCCGATGTTTATCTccaacaaacatttttttggtCAATGGTGAACGTTACAAAAATTATTCGCTGGGTTGGATTTTAAAGGAGCAAAAAAGGTTTGGGGAAAATGAAGCGCCTCGCGAGCCCACCTTGGCAGAGAGAGGCTGAAATCCGCGGGTTTTTCCCCAAACCCGCGCTTGGGATGGGGCCGGTTCGCAGGTTTTTTTATCCGCCTGGAAGGGAATAAACTGGATTTTCACCCAGGAGTGGGGCTGTGCCTCCACCTCAGGTGTGGTTAATTAATAAATGATTTGAATTTGTCCCTCAGAGTTTGTCCTAAACGCCAAGAACCCATTGAAATTCTTCTTTCACGTGGTGAACTCGcaaaggtggattttgggggttaAAGATGGGCTAAAAAGTGCCCTGACAAGAGACgggcagggctgctgccctTCCACCCCCCTCCCAAAGGTGCTCTGAAGCATCCAGAGCATCTTGCTTTGGCAGCAGCGAGAGACGTTTTAATTCTGctctctgttaaaaaaaaaaggtgggggaaaaaagggttttttctccATTATTGCCCAAATAAAAGCGGAtttcctccctgtcctccaAGGTTCGCTCAGGCTCTGGCGGGCCACGAGTGACCACAAAGCTCCTGAGcgcttttcccccctcctcaaACACGcgggaaaaagaaaatctcctcgtggctttttttttttttcctccctgaggACTTgccaggacaaaaaaaaaaaaaaccaaaatcaaataaaaacaagttaaaaatgaaaaaaagccagTTCTGTGTTGCCACActggagttttttttaaagagcgAGTGTGGGAAGAGGAGTCGCCCTCGCAGGGGAGGCAGGaacggggcggggggggagctgtttgtggggaaaaaaataaatttaaaatttaattaaaaaaaatttaaattaaaggaCACCTAAAATTTTGCTCTGGGTGCCGCAGAGGCTGGAAgtttatcttaaaaaaaccaacaaaaccagtATAGAAattgtgtctttttttcctctctctgaggCGTGTTGGGGTGAGGACTCCTCCTGCCCTGTGGGATGAGGGGCGgaggtgaggggctggagggtTATACGGGATATTAAACCcagtatttctcttttttcccctcttttatATCAATTTCTGGGGATATAATCTCGCCGAGAGCCGGGGTGGGGGTGGAGGGATGTTGGTCGGGGCCTCCACAGGGTCCCCTTGGGGCTACTCTGACACCTACAGTGGATTTTGGGACTGTCGGACCTGGGGGGCACCGCGGAGACCCCCcagagacagggacccaccagagacagggacccaccggggacagggacccaccagagacagggacccaccCGGGACAGGGactcacccagagacagggacccaccCGGGACAGGGACCCACCCGGGACAGGGactcacccagagacagggactcaccagggacagggacccaccagggCCAGGGACCCACCAGGGACCCACCCGGGACAGGGACCCACCCGGGACAGGGactcacccagagacagggactcaccagggacagggacccaccagggacagggaccccccagggacagggactcacccagagacagggacccaccagagacagggacccaccagggacagggacccaccagagacagggacccaccCGGGACAGGGactcacccagagacagggactcaccagggacagggactcaCCAGGGACCCACCAAGGACAGGGACCCACCGGGGACAGGGACCCCCGAGGGTCGGGGACCCACCAGGGATGGGGACCCACTagggacagggacccaccagggCCAGGGACCCTCCAGGGCCAGGGACCCTCCAGAGACAGGGactcacccagagacagggacccaccagggacagggacccaccagggacagggacccaccagggacagggacccccgAGGGTCAGGGACCCCCGAGGGTCAGGGACTCACCAGGGACCCCGAGGGTCAGGGACCCACCCGGGGACAGGGACCCCCGAGGATCAGGGACCCACCAGGGACAGGAACCCCCGAGGATCAGGGACCCACCAGGGACAGGAACCCCCGagggacagggacccaccagggACAGGAACCCCCGAGGGACAGGGAccaccagggacagggacccaccagggACCCCCGAGTGTCAGGGACCCACCAGGGTCAGGGACCCACCAGGGACCCCCGAGTGTCAGGGACCCACCAGGGACCCCCGAGGGTCAGGGACTCACCAGGGACAGGAACCCCCGAGGGCCAGGGACCCCCGCGGGGCCAAGGTCTGGCTCAGGGGGGGTCCCCTCTGACCTCCCCGGGAGGGGATtttgcccccccagccccggggccgggagggCTCCTGGGGGGCCCTTCCCAcgcagctgctctgggggggcagggaagggggaatCCCAGCCGGGGGCGCGGGGTTTCTCCCCAGATTGGCTGGAATTCCGTATAAAAACCGGAATTCATTTATTTAGGGTGCTcgaaggggaaggggagaggggggtcAAACTGGGAGCCAAAGAGAATCTGTGCCAaacatccctccatccctccacccccccatccctccatccctccacgTATCCATGTCTGTGCAATTATTGTGTGCCCTGTACCCATTATATACCATATGCACCATACATAGACCATTACATACCATAGAGAAACCTAAGACAGTCCCTTACAGTCCTTCTCTCCATTACACCTTCCTTCCTGTGGTTATGGCTCTTCCTATCTACACATacccaaattattttattttatttttattttattttattttattttattttattttattttattt
It encodes the following:
- the HOXC13 gene encoding homeobox protein Hox-C13 gives rise to the protein MTAPLGLPPRWPDGLACRCEDAPREKNRMEGLGHCREMMPHAGLAVPTAPPPPPPPPPQGAAYAELAAAEPPRQCPSGAASSAALGYGYPFGGGYYGCRLSHSHGVNLQQKPCAYHPGEKYPEAGGPLPGEELPSRAKEFAFYPGFPGSYQAVPGYLDVSVVPGLGGHPEPRHDALLPMEGYQHWALSNGWDGQVYCSKEQSQSAHLWKSPFPDVVPLQPEVSSYRRGRKKRVPYTKIQLKELEKEYAASKFITKEKRRRISATTNLSERQVTIWFQNRRVKEKKVVNKSKTAHLHAT